From the genome of Gracilinanus agilis isolate LMUSP501 chromosome 2, AgileGrace, whole genome shotgun sequence, one region includes:
- the MSH6 gene encoding DNA mismatch repair protein Msh6, translated as MTLQVAGGAAEDRDTKAGDNKGMWPMVICEDTHEDKEDKRHNSKMQTRFQGKIMQHWSEFYRSCRYFKNGLEDSSCDFSPGDLVWAKMEGYPWWPCLVYNHPTEGTFIRERGKTFRVHVQFFDDNPVRGWVNKRLVKPYTGSKCKEAQKGGPFYTAKPEILRAMQLADDAISIEKSKRLELAVCDEPSDPDEEEMEVAVASASDNSGEDIESEEEVRPKRHLAKRSTARNKKRRVVSDSESDIGGSDVEFKPDTKEEGSSDEASSGMGESDSDMDSPVKAPKRRRGNSSLKKKSLGAYTPNVSKRVVGVSSETKITLSAFSAPQNFESQAHVSGGGDGSPGSTQWYHETLEWLKEGKRKDACRRRPDHSDYDPNTVHVPEDFLNTCTPGMRRWWQIKSQNFDLVIFYKVGKFYELYHMDAIIGVNELGLVFMKGNWAHSGFPEIAFGRYSDSLVQKGYKVARVEQTETPEMMEARCRKLSHISRFDRVVRREICRIITKGTQTYSVLDGEPSESNNKYLLCVKEKEEEASGHTRLYGVCFIDTSVGKFYLGQFSDDRHCSRFRTLVAHYTPAQILFEKGNLSAETKKVLKGSLSSSIQEGLTPGSQFWDAAKTLKTLLEEGYFKEKLNVAELPPVLKSMTSESDTIGLTPNDKSELALSALGGCVFYLKKCLIDYELLSMANFEEYIPVDADMVKAVKSGAAFAKRDRRMVLDAVTLSNLEILQNAVSGSTEGTLLERIDSCCTPFGKRLLKHWLCAPLCNPSSINDRLDAMEDLMAVPEKTSEVVDLLKKLPDLERLLNKIHSVGSPLKSQKHPDSRAIMYEETTYSKKKIVDFLSALEGFKVMCKIIGIMEEVVDNFKSKILKQIITLQTQNSEGRFPDLTTELNRWDTAFDHEKARKTGIITPKTGFDSDYDHALADIKDNEQSLLDYLEKQRKRIGCRSIVYWGVGKNRYQLEIPESFTLHDLPEEYELKSTKKGCKRYWTKDIEKKLADLMNAEERRDVSLKDCMRRIFFNFDKNYRDWLTAVECIAVFDVLLCLSNYSRGDAHMCRPAILVPDEDTRPFLKLKGARHPCITNNFFGDDFIPNDIMIGCKKEDSEDGNWDAYCVLVTGPNMGGKSTLMRQAGLLVIMAQMGCYVPAEVCNFTPVDRVFTRLGASDRIMSGESTFFVEMNETASILQHATEHSLVLMDELGRGTATFDGTAIANAVVKELAETIKCRTLFSTHYHSLVEDYSQNVAVCLGHMACMVENECEDPSQETITFLYKFINGACPKSYGFNAARLACLPEEIIQKGHRKAREFEKMTQSLRLFREVCLALENSAADVQAIHKLLTLIKEF; from the exons ATGACACTTCAAGTTGCTGGAGGTGCTGCTGAGGACAGGGACACCAAGGCTGGAGACAACAAAGGCATGTGGCCAATGGTCATCTGTGAAGATACCCATGAAGataaagaagacaaaagacaCAATAGCAAAATGCAAACCAGATTTCAGGG AAAAATTATGCAACATTGGTCAGAGTTTTATAGATCTTGTCGTTATTTCAAGAATGGCCTGGAGGACAG CTCTTGTGACTTCTCTCCTGGTGATTTGGTTTGGGCCAAGATGGAAGGTTACCCCTGGTGGCCTTGCCTTGTGTATAACCACCCCACTGAAGGAACATTCatcagagaaagggggaaaacttTCCGAGTCCATGTACAGTTTTTTGATGACAATCCAGTGAGGGGCTGGGTTAATAAAAGGCTTGTAAAGCCATATACAG GTTCAAAATGTAAGGAAGCCCAGAAAGGAGGTCCTTTTTATACTGCAAAACCTGAAATACTCAGGGCAATGCAACTGGCAGATGATGCTATAAGTATAGAGAAGAGTAAGCGGCTTGAACTAGCAGTATGTGACGAGCCTTCAGATCCAGATGAGGAAGAGATGGAG GTGGCTGTAGCTTCTGCATCTGATAACAGTGGAGAGGATATAGAAAGTGAAGAGGAAGTGAGACCCAAGAGGCATCTGGCTAAACGTAGCACAGCTCGGAACAAAAAACGGAGAGTTGTTTCAGACTCCGAGAGTGACATTGGTGGCTCCGATGTGGAATTTAAACCAGATAccaaggaggaagggagcagtgATGAAGCAAGCAGTGGGATGGGTGAAAGTGATAGTGATATGGACAGCCCTGTCAAAGCTCCCAAACGGAGGAGGGGGAACAGCTCTCTCAAGAAGAAAAGCTTGGGAGCTTACACTCCTAATGTATCCAAACGAGTAGTAGGAGTTTCCTCAGAGACGAAGATCACATTGAGTGCTTTCTCTGCTCCACAGAACTTTGAGTCCCAAGCCCATGTTAGTGGAGGTGGTGATGGGAGCCCCGGCTCTACTCAGTGGTACCATGAAACACTGGAGTGgctgaaggagggaaagaggaaagatgcATGCAGGAGGCGGCCCGATCATTCTGACTATGACCCGAACACTGTCCACGTCCCTGAGGATTTCCTTAACACTTGCACTCCAGGAATGAGAAGGTGGTGGCAAATCAAGTCTCAGAACTTTGACCTAGTCATCTTCTATAAAGTGGGGAAGTTCTATGAGCTATACCACATGGATGCAATCATTGGGGTCAATGAGCTAGGGCTAGTGTTTATGAAAGGCAATTGGGCCCATTCAGGTTTCCCAGAAATTGCATTTGGTAGATATTCAGATTCCTTAGTTCAGAAGGGTTACAAAGTTGCTCGAGTTGAGCAAACAGAAACCCCTGAGATGATGGAAGCTCGTTGCCGAAAGCTGTCTCACATATCCAGATTCGACAGGGTGGTGCGGAGAGAGATCTGCAGAATTATTACCAAGGGGACACAGACTTACAGTGTGCTGGACGGTGAACCTTCTGAGAGCAACAATAAGTACCTGCTCTGTgtcaaggaaaaagaggaggaagcttCTGGCCACACTCGTTTGTATGGTGTTTGCTTTATTGACACCTCTGTGGGCAAGTTTTACTTGGGTCAATTTTCAGATGACCGTCATTGCTCCCGATTTAGGACTCTGGTGGCACATTACACTCCTGCTCAAATATTGTTTGAGAAAGGAAATCTCTCTGCTGAAACAAAGAAGGTCCTAAAGGGGTCTTTATCTTCTTCCATTCAGGAAGGTCTGACACCAGGCTCCCAattttgggatgcagccaaaaccTTGAAAACACTCCTTGAAGAAGGATACTTTAAAGAAAAGCTAAATGTGGCTGAATTACCCCCTGTGCTTAAGAGCATGACATCAGAGTCTGACACCATTGGTTTAACACCTAATGACAAGAGTGAGCTGGCACTGTCTGCTTTGGGTGGTTGTGTCTTCTACCTCAAAAAATGCCTTATAGATTATGAGCTTTTGTCGATGGCCAACTTTGAAGAATACATTCCTGTTGATGCTGATATGGTGAAAGCTGTGAAGTCTGGTGCTGCCTTTGCTAAGAGAGATCGTCGAATGGTGTTAGATGCTGTTACGCTGAGCAATCTGGAGATTCTCCAGAATGCAGTAAGTGGCTCCACTGAAGGTACACTGTTGGAGAGGATTGATTCTTGTTGTACTCCCTTTGGGAAGCGGCTTCTAAAACACTGGCTCTGTGCACCACTTTGTAACCCATCTTCAATCAATGACCGTTTAGATGCGATGGAAGATCTCATGGCTGTGCCTGAGAAAACTAGTGAAGTAGTTGACCTTCTGAAGAAGCTTCCAGACCTTGAGAGGCTGTTGAACAAGATTCATAGTGTTGGTTCGCCACTAAAGAGTCAGAAGCACCCGGACAGCAGAGCTATAATGTATGAAGAAACGACTTACAGCAAAAAAAAGATTGTTGATTTCTTATCCGCTCTAGAAGGATTCAAAGTGATGTGCAAAATTATTGGGATTATGGAAGAAGTGGTGGATAATTTCAAGTCTAAAATCCTTAAGCAAATAATTACACTTCAGACCCAAAATTCAGAAGGTCGTTTCCCTGATTTGACCACAGAACTGAACCGATGGGATACAGCTTTTGACCATGAAAAAGCTCGAAAGACTGGAATAATTACTCCCAAAACGGGATTTGATTCTGATTATGACCATGCCTTGGCTGACATCAAAGACAATGAGCAGAGCCTCTTAGATTATTTGGAGAAACAGCGTAAACGGATTGGTTGTAGATCCATAGTTTACTGGGGTGTTGGCAAAAATCGTTATCAGTTGGAAATTCCAGAAAGTTTCACATTGCATGATTTGCCAGAGGAATATGAACTAAAGTCCACCAAAAAGGGTTGTAAACGATACTGGACCAAGGACATTGAGAAGAAACTTGCTGATCTGATGAATGCTGAAGAGCGGAGAGATGTATCACTGAAGGACTGTATGAGGAGGATCTTCTTCAATTTTGATAAAAATTATAGGGACTGGCTGACTGCTGTGGAGTGCATTGCTGTGTTTG atgTTTTATTATGCTTGTCCAACTATAGTCGAGGTGATGCTCATATGTGCCGTCCAGCAATCCTGGTACCAGATGAGGATACTCGGCCCTTCTTAAAGCTTAAAGGAGCTCGACATCCATGcattacaaataatttttttggtgATGACTTTATTCCTAATGACATTATGATAGGCTGTAAAAAAGAAGATTCAGAAGATGGTAACTGGGATGCTTATTGTGTGCTGGTTACTGGACCAAATATGGGAGGCAAGTCCACTCTCATGAGACAG GCTGGTCTTTTGGTTATAATGGCTCAGATGGGCTGTTATGTTCCTGCTGAAGTTTGTAATTTCACACCAGTTGATAGAGTGTTCACCAGATTAGGTGCTTCAGACAGAATAATGTCAG GTGAAAGTACCTTTTTTGTTGAAATGAATGAGACTGCCAGCATACTACAGCATGCAACAGAACATTCCCTGGTGCTCATGGATGAACTAG GTAGAGGCACTGCAACTTTTGATGGCACAGCTATAGCAAATGCAGTTGTTAAAGAACTTGCCGAGACCATAAAATGTCGTACTTTATTTTCTACTCACTATCATTCGTTAGTAGAGGATTACTCCCAAAACGTTGCTGTGTGCCTGGGACACATG GCATGCATGGTTGAAAATGAATGTGAAGATCCAAGTCAGGAAACCATTACCttcctttataaatttattaatggTGCTTGTCCTAAAAGCTATGGATTCAATGCGGCGAGGCTTGCTTGTCTTCCTGAAGAGATTATTCAAAAAGGTCAtaggaaagcaagagaatttgAGAAGATGACCCAGTCATTGAGACTATTTCG aGAAGTTTGCCTTGCTCTTGAAAATTCAGCTGCAGATGTCCAGGCTATTCACAAGTTGTTGACTTTGATCAAGGAATTTTGA